A stretch of the Neodiprion lecontei isolate iyNeoLeco1 chromosome 4, iyNeoLeco1.1, whole genome shotgun sequence genome encodes the following:
- the LOC107221779 gene encoding nuclear RNA export factor 1-like has protein sequence MASAAATAENKISWEPLRLTHLKPSFNNHELALAARQDLWHKFIIFDAGKYEKDEVLITVINACEPEVLLPVMYHVERGGNGTFLTKCNAEAIKNLVKQNLCVITPSGNVLNIDIILGFLSMEDLQLNPTKTVAQALYYKYESGRKILNLENFQKVKSLGSIYCPVAAPRILLFVLRCAKMGIIGNLREMKLPIRELVLRHNGISAFVPFEKFFNYHLTKLDLRFNEISEIDYLRYFAEFKITELWLDGNPLCTKYATPEEYIRAIKNIFPYIQKLDGIIIGVERKLAPVINTNYIGDGTKLGLVKQFIRHFFTLYDQEDRIVMNGLYDRDAFYSMTIGNAPTYTQKSLNRVFANNRNLLKFVDYAKCQEYLLRGPEKIISALRKQPPTTHNLRSFHVDLLHQGEKHLVISVQGLFYYKSLIFQLMLFNRTFVIVAKDDNEYSIVNDQCHLDVAPASFTTGDNKDSRFEPKDAPRFKPTLFSHAEKDQLIGFLSELSTMNRETCKKYLETSKWDIRVAINSFMKAYMVNDVPNKAFQ, from the coding sequence ATGGCCTCAGCTGCAGCAACcgcagaaaataaaatatcatggGAACCCCTCAGGTTGACGCATCTAAAACCCTCGTTTAATAACCACGAACTAGCCCTTGCGGCTCGCCAGGATCTCTGgcataaatttataatatttgatgccGGGAAGTATGAGAAAGACGAGGTACTGATCACTGTAATAAATGCCTGCGAACCCGAAGTTTTGCTGCCTGTCATGTACCACGTAGAAAGAGGTGGTAATGGAACATTCCTGACTAAGTGTAATGCAGAAGCGATAAAGAATCTCGTCAAACAAAATCTGTGTGTGATAACACCATCTGGAAATGTCTTAAATATAGACATAATTTTAGGTTTTTTAAGCATGGAAGACCTGCAATTAAATCCAACAAAGACGGTGGCTCAAGCTTTGTACTATAAATACGAATCCGGTAGAAAGATACTGAACTTGGAAAATTTCCAGAAGGTAAAATCACTTGGTTCGATATATTGCCCAGTCGCTGCGCCAAGGATACTTTTGTTTGTGTTACGATGTGCAAAAATGGGCATAATAGGCAATTTGAGGGAGATGAAGTTGCCAATAAGAGAATTGGTGCTGCGGCATAATGGAATAAGCGCTTTTGTcccatttgaaaaattcttcaactaCCATCTGACCAAGTTGGACTTGCGTTTCAATGAAATATCCGAGATCGACTATCTGCGTTATTTTGCAGAATTCAAAATAACCGAACTGTGGCTGGACGGTAATCCGCTTTGTACAAAGTACGCAACACCTGAGGAATACATTAGAGCAATAAAGAATATATTTCCATATATCCAAAAATTGGATGGAATTATTATCGGAGTTGAAAGAAAGCTCGCCCCAGTCATAAATACAAATTATATAGGAGACGGGACTAAGCTTGGGCTTGTTAAACAATTCATTCGACATTTCTTCACCCTTTATGATCAGGAGGACAGAATAGTAATGAATGGTCTTTACGATAGAGATGCATTTTACTCTATGACTATAGGAAACGCACCTACTTATACACAGAAGAGTTTAAATAGGGTGTTTGCTAACAATCGTAATCTTCTCAAATTTGTCGACTATGCCAAATGCCAAGAATATTTACTAAGGGGaccagaaaaaattatttcagcgCTAAGAAAGCAGCCGCCTACCACGCACAACTTGAGATCGTTTCACGTAGATTTATTGCACCAAGGCGAAAAGCATTTGGTCATTTCTGTGCAAGGACTATTTTATTACAAGTCATTAATATTTCAGTTAATGCTCTTTAACCGAACGTTTGTTATCGTTGCCAAAGATGACAATGAGTACAGCATTGTCAATGATCAATGTCACCTTGATGTTGCGCCAGCAAGTTTTACAACTGGAGATAACAAGGACAGTAGATTTGAGCCGAAAGATGCACCGAGATTCAAACCGACACTGTTCAGCCATGCGGAAAAGGATCAACTAATCGGATTTTTATCAGAACTTTCAACAATGAACAGggaaacttgtaaaaaatatttagaaactTCAAAATGGGATATTCGTGTGGCAATAAACTCTTTTATGAAAGCTTACATGGTTAACGATGTTCCAAACAAAGCTTTCCAATGA
- the LOC107221782 gene encoding integrator complex subunit 1, which translates to MDRVKTGTGRGAKSKIAQHPADLFALGSKSSRGEATDSKRPGVIHGKPGPSSTSSSDRKKEAPPGSLQSLIPQKKAKLAPHVPHSRPPMLSSETWEGVAIDCDPADLAPMVLEASENDEADKVVGLVCGAVRTLKNQRWKPDTLIYMGLMYLAKIRPSIFSNDCILHALSSLLKRDQTHNFKSKGNPLVPVLAANLLMRGFHEKRNWPEIFVKLYIEDALGERVWVDNEECKGFVDNILTGFNTRHPPKSILQPDVSILTPRECHSPSTLEDDDPATSAIQLSGDKEKIEFPVMPRYAHCIENIELVVLETVKEQLNRRQPESITRNFLKLLSFACGFVEIRIIAVPKLEMWLHNPKLMRPAQELLSYVCYNCITHTQRDVEVISQLVKMRLKTKAVINIYLNGVRELISLHPENLSTTLKHTIYNELSSARNPNNMPMLAVMFQAAPEAAARLLAEIFQDLLMNREDYLRPLRALLREIVRVCRHDINLLTLARTLMAERKEISQQLLSFEFKDRVFVSIIDLLCLCMFLAISPQVKEAALLAQRGDKKDVALLQQFQNLVATLQYESVSWLQNLAPQMYSVGRNELIHALHKILLLESPDHYYKLDNWPPESDRVFYIRLVSDVPLLQSTLLRLLLIGFSKENGVTHSETLEVADQLIRRAALNSSESYPTLAADKMDIIELIFNLCVYQPPGSINIPPDYEPPTLAISNLYWKGWIMLLILAAHNPYSFGAVGWKRYPILQTFMEMCITNHFSYPPPTMALPEVSEQERAKELQVEALEKQKILEYETHLAAASTRMQISEQNSLLLSQLITMDPTGIARRPPPAVLEQLQSLNVSHRLGHLLCRSRRPDFLLHIIQRQQQSSSQSMPWLADLVQNSEGALSQLPVQCLCEFLLSTSVQAGDKQPRQQQLLAHLQKLLTDPTQDQQHAYEVLEYFLKRLSSQQSASRAQAITGLETVLRSIPLEEESMEVEGESEKEIWLLRKLPSIPYFLSVRSLVSTALRGACQVENCPDLVRAYIAYLAVHTLDDDLTELIDLVNEISQLVVERSTIIAAILPQPDNESIQSKQTLHAFMAIFCNYLQKARAPRGEGYTWSESQDQILVQWNTGEECTMHILVVHAMIILLTYDPSDDPGLFNELLETWFPEKNEPPKAFLVDTSEEALLIPDWLKLRMIRSNVPRLVDAALKDLEPPQLVLFIQSFGIPVCSMSKLLHTLDAAVQIDPSSVGEAVLDKTYMAQLVEVQHRRGATGGLVFVQVLQLVEPPLPDESHFVFEKLQIRLPPSAMVQKQSLIQCSVKTEVPHLINRLFIENISTNQKVDAYRRLHKILTGDLQNPVNQNGTVVLAIQHICSVLSSMQVEQFLASLILMTQFSCTLMRIILSPLKKPSTPQHVFDLGRNMCLNLISLMGDIKAPILCILKDFANMQSSKDHQRKELAALTKNRDPLTILGNMDQLNLERVGRKLLDKCLKQQNNDVLVEAMAKLLVSDSNEGVIKPRTGLLIDWLAAVEPELLGTCTNLQMKLLFAKTAVKVKTDNSVVSSHACRPYLLTLLTHRASWATLHKCVGHLLDKCDNVYDPTAVLDFLWALTCNPKLWQGRDKFTPKHYIPEDILLLSEKQLLNLVTYLVNEAVVICNQQSRKAALNQMEGRLDLLLHCVSTEEKLICSVVKHLASQMEDFDGVHSDMAHQFLLHMYMKVPKVICYLDASQSKKFVSDAKITDWTGSVLDCTSHSLLTALAATPRQKSWVSKSQEFEVCARKMAAVHPILVLRQLPMLASSLMGRSYLDFGQFRTGHHLNLFVQVMGLLELLQPHLFNEEHRIAFEDTLENYFQCFQHYGPIKDLISLLNRFVALVQAYISHDAQKAMKYLYRHSHILHELQLQNPGLASLRTLMSGIPVPRDCEDEDGEEVIVAVVPPPPPPEPTIPQHWASLLATLNKLHGEEVFMALQEIEHLSSRKPSVLELVSDSISELILSPQGNIRSLAHTLLARALKHRPASNQNILAAFHRCLESPRADVLMSALDRLPDVVVCMQEHALPLMQKVFELGVNSNVNTIPHINKSIALLNIQQGC; encoded by the exons ATGGATCGCGTAAAGACTGGAACAGGCCGTGGGGCCAAGAGCAAAATAGCTCAGCATCCCGCAGACTTGTTTGCTCTTGGATCAAAAAGTTCCAGAGGTGAAGCTACAGATTCCAAGCGACCTGGTGTGATCCATGGGAAGCCAGGCCCGAGTTCTACCTCAA GTTCAGATCGTAAGAAGGAAGCTCCACCGGGATCATTGCAGTCACTTATTCCTcagaaaaaagcaaaattgGCTCCACATGTCCCACATTCTCGGCCTCCAATGTTAAGCTCGGAGACTTGGGAGGGTGTAGCCATTGATTGTGATCCAGCGGATTTAGCCCCGATGGTCCTCGAAGCAAGTGAAAATGACGAGGCTGATAAAGTTGTTGGACTTGTTTGTGGAGCTGTGAGAACACTTAAAAATCAGAGATGGAAGCCAGACACTTTAATTTATATGGGTTTAATGTATTTGGCCAAAATACGCCcatctattttttcaaatgactGTATTCTGCATGCTTTGTCGTCGCTCCTCAAACGAGATCAGACACATAATTTCAAGAGCAAGGGAAATCCCTTGGTACCAGTGCTAGCGGCCAATTTATTGATGAGAGGCTTTCACGAGAAGAGGAATTGGCCagaaatatttgtcaaa CTTTACATCGAGGATGCACTGGGTGAACGAGTCTGGGTAGATAACGAAGAGTGTAAAGGATTTGTGGATAACATTTTGACGGGTTTCAACACGAGGCACCCACCCAAAAGTATATTACAGCCGGATGTGTCGATATTAACACCGAGGGAGTGTCACAGTCCATCGACATTAGAGGATGACGACCCCGCCACCTCTGCTATTCAGTTATCCggagacaaagaaaaaatcgagTTTCCAGTTATGCCCAGATATGCACACTGCATAGAAAACATTGAATTGGTTGTGTTAGAGACAGTAAAAGAACAATTGAACAGACGTCAACCAGAGTCAATAACCagaaactttttgaaattactCTCCTTCGCTTGCGGCTTTGTAGAAATTCGAATCATCGCTGTTCCAAAATTAGAAATGTGGCTACACAATCCCAAGCTTATGAGACCTGCTCAAGAATTACTCAGTTATGTCTGTTATAATTGTATAACGCACACACAAAGAGACGTTGAAGTGATAAGTCAGTTGGTGAAAATGAGGCTTAAAACTAAGGCGGTAATCAACATATATCTGAACGGTGTTAGAGAGCTGATAAGCCTCCACCCagaaaatttatcaacaaCTCTGAAACATACAATCTATAATGAGTTATCCAGTGCTAGAAATCCAAATAACATGCCGATGCTTGCAGTTATGTTTCAAGCTGCTCCTGAAGCTGCTGCAAGATTACTTGCcgaaatatttcaagattTGCTTATGAATCGCGAGGATTATTTAAGACCTTTAAGGGCATTGTTAAGGGAAATAGTCCGTGTATGCAGACACGACATAAATCTGCTCACATTGGCGCGTACGTTGATGgcagaaagaaaagaaatatcgcAGCAACTGCTCAGCTTCGAGTTTAAAGACAGAGTTTTTGTATCGATTATTGATTTATTGTGCTTGTGCATGTTTTTGGCCATCAGCCCTCAAGTCAAGGAGGCTGCCTTGCTGGCTCAGAGAGGTGACAAAAAAGATGTAGCCCTCTTGCAACAGTTTCAAAACTTGGTCGCCACTTTACAGTACGAGTCTGTTTCCTGGCTTCAAAATTTAGCACCGCAGATGTACAGTGTTGGAAGGAACGAGCTAATTCATGCCTTGCATAAAATATTGCTGTTAGAATCTCCGGACCATTATTACAAGCTGGATAACTGGCCACCAGAATCAGATCGAGTCTTTTACATTCGTTTAGTATCGGATGTTCCTCTACTGCAAAGCACGTTGTTAAGATTACTGCTGATAGGGTTTTCTAag GAAAATGGTGTAACACATTCTGAAACCTTGGAAGTAGCTGATCAACTGATAAGGCGAGCAGCATTAAACTCCTCTGAAAGCTATCCTACTCTAGCAGCTGACAAGATGGACATAATAGAACTGATTTTCAATCTTTGCGTCTATCAACCACCAGGTTCTATCAATATTCCTCCAGA TTACGAACCACCAACTTTGGCTATATCAAATTTGTATTGGAAAGGTTGGATAATGCTACTGATACTAGCAGCCCATAATCCATATTCATTCGGTGCAGTAGGATGGAAAAGATATCCAATTTTGCAAACCTTCATGGAAATGTGTATAACAAA CCACTTTTCATATCCCCCACCAACGATGGCCTTACCTGAAGTTAGTGAACAAGAACGAGCTAAGGAACTGCAAGTAGAGGCGCTAGAGAAGCAAAAAATACTAGAGTATGAAACCCACTTGGCCGCTGCATCGACGAGAATGCAAATTTCCGAACAAAATAGTCTTTTATTATCTCAATTAATCACAATGGATCCGACCGGAATAGCAAGAAGACCTCCGCCGGCAGTTCTGGAACAATTGCAGTCTCTAAACGTATCTCATCGCCTAGGACATTTGCTCTGTCGCTCACGACGGCCTGACTTTTTGCTGCACATAATCCAGAGGCAGCAACAAAGCTCATCTCAGAGCATGCCATGGCTTGCTGATCTTGTTCAGAACAGTGAGGGGGCGTTGAGCCAATTACCAGTTCAATGTCTCTGTGAGTTTTTATTATCAACGAGCGTTCAAGCAGGCGATAAACAACCAAGGCAGCAGCAACTACTTGCTCACCTGCAGAAGTTACTCACAGATCCAACTCAGGATCAACAACATGCGTACGAAGTATTGGAATACTTTTTGAAACGATTAAGCAGCCAACAAAGCGCCAGTCGAGCTCAAGCAATCACTGGTCTTGAAACTGTGCTGAGGTCTATTCCTCTGGAGGAGGAAAGCATGGAAGTTGAAGGCGAGAGTGAAAA AGAGATATGGTTACTGCGCAAGCTGCCTTCCATCCCTTACTTCCTGTCTGTTCGCTCGTTAGTTTCTACAGCACTGCGTGGCGCTTGTCAAGTTGAAAACTGCCCGGATTTAGTGCGAGCATACATAGCATACCTAGCTGTGCATACACTGGACGATGATCTCACGGAACTAATTGATCTGGTGAATGAAATTTCGCAACTAGTCGTTGAACGAAGTACGATTATAGCCGCCATCTTACCGCAACCAGACAATGAGAGCATACAATCTAAGCAGACACTGCACGCTTTTATGgcaatattttgtaattaccTTCAAAAAGCTAGAGCGCCGAGAGGCGAGGGATATACTTGGTCCGAAAGTCAGGATCAAATACTTGTTCAGTGGAATACCGGAGAAGAGTGTACCATGCACATTCTAGTCGTTCACGCCATGATCATCTTACTGACTTATGACCCGTCAGATGATCCAGGATTGTTTAATGAATTACTGGAAACCTGGTTTCCAGAGAAGAACGAACCGCCCAAAGCGTTTCTCGTTGACACTAGTGAAGAAGCCCTCTTGATTCCGGATTGGCTAAAGTTAAGGATGATTAGAAGCAATGTCCCCCGTCTGGTTGACGCTGCTTTGAAAGACTTGGAGCCTCCTCAGCTGGTATTGTTCATTCAAAGCTTTGGAATCCCGGTCTGTTCTATGAGCAAATTGTTGCACACCCTTGATGCAGCGGTACAAATTGATCCGAGTTCGGTTGGCGAGGCTGTTTTAGACAAAACTTACATGGCACAATTAGTTGAAGTTCAACATAGAAGGGGTGCAACTGGAGGCCTGGTCTTTGTGCAAGTTTTGCAGCTTGTTGAACCGCCGTTGCCTGACGAGAGTCATTTCGTATTTGAAAAACTACAAATACGCTTACCGCCCAGTGCGATGGTGCAAAAACAGTCGTTGATACAGTGCTCGGTTAAAACTGAAGTGCCTCATCTTATCAATAGacttttcatcgaaaatataTCCACCAATCAAAAGGTTGATGCTTATCGAAGATTGCACAAGATTTTAACAGGGGATCTGCAGAATCCTGTTAATCAAAACGGAACTGTTGTTCTTGCAATTCAACATATATGCAGCGTTTTAAGCTCCATGCAAGTTGAACAGTTCTTGGCATCGCTCATTCTTATGACACAGTTCTCGTGCACTTTGATGCGCATTATTTTGTCACCACTAAAAAAACCGTCTACTCCCCAGCATGTATTTGACCTTGGACGTAACATGTGCTTGAATTTGATCTCATTGATGGGGGATATAAAGGCACCGATTTTGTGTATATTAAAGGACTTTGCCAACATGCAATCGAGCAAGGATCACCAGCGCAAAGAACTCGCAGCTCTGACGAAAAATCGCGACCCGCTAACTATACTGGGAAATATGGATCAGTTGAATTTGGAACGCGTCGGACGCAAACTTTTGGACAAATGCCTGAAGCAACAGAACAATGACGTTCTAGTCGAAGCCATGGCCAAGCTTCTTGTTTCCGATAGTAACGAAGGTGTTATAAAACCTCGAACCGGCCTCCTTATTGACTGGCTGGCTGCAGTTGAGCCAGAACTACTTGGAACATGTACAAATcttcaaatgaaattattgttCGCCAAGACTGCAGTGAAGGTTAAAACTGACAATAGTGTCGTCAGTTCGCACGCTTGTAGGCCCTACTTGTTGACATTGTTGACTCATAGAGCAAGTTGGGCTACGCTTCACAAGTGTGTAGGACACTTACTCGATAAGTGTGACAATGT GTATGATCCAACTGCCGTTCTCGACTTTTTGTGGGCGTTGACTTGCAACCCAAAGCTCTGGCAAGGCAGGGATAAATTCACTCCAAAACACTACATCCCTGAAGATATTCTACTTCTGTCTGAAAAGCAGTTACTAAATCTTGTTACGTATCTGGTAAATGAGGCTGTAGTTATTTGCAATCAGCAGAGTAGAAAAGCTGCACTCAATCAGATGGAAGGAAGACTGGATTTATTACTGCACTGTGTATCTACGGAAGAGAAACTCATCTGTAGCGTTGTCAAGCATCTGGCTTCTCAAATGGAAGATTTTGATGG AGTTCACTCTGACATGGCGCATCAATTTTTACTTCACATGTACATGAAAGTACCTAAAGTAATATGTTACTTGGACGCATCTCAGTCAAAGAAATTTGTCAGTGATGCAAAAATCACAGACTGGACTGGTTCGGTACTTGATTGTACAAGCCATTCGTTGCTAACAGCATTAGCTGCAACCCCACGTCAAAAATCATGGGTCTCAAAATCTCAAGAGTTTGAAGTTTGCGCTAGAAAAATGGCTGCTGTTCACCCTATTCTGGTTTTACGGCAATTACCAATGCTCGCTTCCTCTCTTATGGGAAGATCGTATTTAGATTTTGGTCAATTCCGAACCGGTCATCACTTGAATCTCTTTGTCCAAGTGATGGGCTTATTGGAACTATTGCAGCCACATTTGTTTAATGAAGAACACAGAATCGCATTTGAGGATACGCTCGAAAACTATTTCCAATGCTTCCAG CACTACGGGCCGATAAAGGATCTCATATCACTTCTCAATCGATTTGTCGCTCTGGTCCAGGCTTACATTTCTCACGATGCGCAAAAGGCTATGAAGTATTTGTACAGACATTCGCACATTTTGCA TGAGCTGCAACTCCAAAATCCAGGATTAGCCAGCTTGCGTACATTAATGTCAGGCATCCCAGTACCAAGAGATTGCGAAGACGAGGATGGAGAAGAGGTGATAGTTGCTGTCGTACCACCGCCACCACCACCTGAACCAACAATTCCCCAGCATTGGGCATCTTTACTTGCGACACTGAACAAACTGCACGGAGAAG AAGTTTTTATGGCACTCCAAGAGATTGAACACTTGTCATCCCGCAAGCCGTCTGTCCTGGAGCTGGTGAGTGACTCCATATCTGAGCTCATTTTATCCCCACAAGGCAATATCCGCTCCTTAGCTCACACACTGTTAGCGAGGGCCTTGAAACACCGCCCAGCATCGAATCAAAACATTCTTGCCGCATTTCATAGATGCCTAGAAAGTCCCAGAGCAGACGTTTTGATGTCTGCGCTCGATAGATTGCCTGACGTCGTCGTGTGTATGCAAG AGCACGCATTACCACTGATGCAAAAAGTGTTTGAGCTTGGAGTAAACTCAAATGTGAACACTATTCCTCACATAAATAAAAGTATCGCTTTGTTAAACATACAGCAGGGCTGTTAA
- the LOC107221781 gene encoding vesicle-fusing ATPase 1 → MSKSMPGMIMKAIKCPTDELSLSNCAVINRDDFPDDIKHIEVTTGPNQHFVFTVKTHHDIPRGTVGFSLPQRKWATLSLNQDIEVRPYHFDPTSSSEFLCTIVVEADFLQKKTTTLEPYDTELMAKEFLLQFSGQAFTVGQQLAFQFQDKKMLGLVIKSLEAADIAAIKSGQDAKPRKTKMGRCLGDTMIQFEKAENSSLNLTGKAKGRVVRQSIINPDWDFQKMGIGGLDKEFNAIFRRAFASRVFPPEVVEQLGCKHVKGILLYGPPGTGKTLMARQIGTMLNAREPKIVNGPQILDKYVGESEANIRRLFADAEDEEKRLGPNSGLHIIIFDEIDAICKSRGSVAGNTGVHDTVVNQLLAKIDGVEQLNNILVIGMTNRRDMIDEALLRPGRLEVQMEIGLPNEHGRYQIVNIHTSRMRDYKKIAPDVDLKELATLTKNFSGAELEGLVRAAQSTAMNRLIKASSKVEVDPAAMEKLMVGRSDFLHALENDIKPAFGTSADALDHLLTRGIINWGRPVAEILADGSLYIQQARASEGSGLVSVLLEGPPNSGKTALAARIAKNSDFPFVKVCTPEDMVGYTESAKCLSIRKIFDDAYRSQLSCILVDNIERLLDYGPIGPRYSNLTLQALLVLLKKEPPRGRKLLILCTTSRRGVMEDMEMLSAFSTVLHVPNLSTSDHLLAVLEEADLFSKEELSSLHAKLQGHRIFIGIKKLLGLIDMARQTEANYRVPKFLSKLEEEGGLE, encoded by the exons ATGTCAAAAAGTATGCCGGGCATG aTAATGAAAGCGATCAAGTGTCCTACCGACGAGCTCAGCCTCTCCAACTGTGCTGTGATAAATCGTGATGATTTTCCAGATGATATAAA GCACATCGAAGTTACTACAGGTCCAAATCAGCATTTCGTTTTCACGGTAAAGACCCATCATGACATACCTCGTGGAACAGTCGGCTTCAGCTTGCCTCAACGTAAATGGGCAACACTGTCCCTCAATCAGGACATCGAAGTTCGTCCTTATCACTTTGACCCAACATCGAGCTCTGAATTCCTCTGCACAATCGTCGTCGAAGCCGACTTCCTGCAAAAGAAAAC AACGACACTGGAGCCATATGACACGGAACTAATGGCGAAGGAATTTCTGCTGCAGTTCTCAGGCCAAGCATTTACAGTCGGGCAGCAGTTGGCATTCCAATTTCAAGATAAAAAGATGCTTGGACTTGTGATCAAAAGTTTGGAGGCAGCCGACATTGCAGCTATAAAATCAGGGCAGGACGCAAAGCCAAGAAAGACAAAAATGGGACGATGCCTAGGTGATACGATGATCCAATTTGAAAAAGCTGAGAATTCGAGCTTGAATTTAACTGGAAAAGCTAAGGGAAGAGTTGTTCGACAATCGATCATCAATCCTGACTGGGATTTCCAGAAAATGGGAATCGGTGGCTTGGACAAAGAGTTCAATGCCATATTCCGTCGAGCCTTTGCATCACGAGTATTTCCTCCTGAAGTCGTCGAGCAGCTTGGATGTAAGCACGTGAAAGGAATTCTTTTATACGGGCCGCCAGGTACCGGTAAAACTTTGATGGCTCGGCAGATAGGAACAATGTTAAACGCGAGGGAACCCAAGATCGTTAACGGGCCGCAGATCCTGGATAAATACGTTGGTGAGAGTGAAGCGAATATCCGAAGACTGTTCGCTGATGctgaagacgaagaaaaacgg CTGGGGCCAAACAGTGGACTGCACATAATAATCTTTGACGAAATCGATGCTATCTGCAAATCTCGTGGTAGCGTCGCTGGAAATACCGGCGTTCACGACACTGTTGTCAACCAGTTGCTTGCGAAGATTGATGGTGTGGAGCAGCTAAACAACATTCTTGTCATCGGGATGACGAACAGGAGAGACATGATTGACGAGGCTCTGTTGAGACCTGGCAGATTGGAG GTTCAAATGGAAATTGGCTTGCCGAATGAACATGGTAGATATCAAATCGTGAACATTCACACGTCCAGAATGCGAGATTACAAGAAGATTGCACCTGATGTGGACCTGAAAGAACTGGCAACtctgacaaaaaattttagtggTGCAGAATTGGAAGGTTTGGTAAGAGCTGCGCAGAGCACGGCTATGAACAGGCTAATCAAGGCGTCAAGCAAGGTAGAAGTCGATCCTGCAGCAATGGAGAAGCTCATGGTCGGCAGGAGCGATTTTCTTCACGCGTTGGAAAATGACATCAAACCT GCATTTGGTACTAGCGCTGATGCGTTGGATCATTTGTTAACACGTGGAATTATCAACTGGGGTCGGCCAGTTGCAGAGATACTTGCAGACGGTTCACTTTATATTCAGCAAGCTCGTGCTTCCGAAGGTTCTGGTCTCGTTTCCGTTCTATTGGAGGGACCGCCAAACAGTGGCAAGACTGCACTTGCTGCACGCATAGCGAAAAACTCCGACTTCCCATTCGTCAAAGTTTGCACACCGGAAGACATGGTGGGCTACACCGAATCTGCAAAGTGTCTGTCCATTCGAAAG ATCTTCGACGACGCATATCGTTCACAACTCAGTTGTATTTTGGTCGACAACATCGAACGGCTTCTGGATTATGGTCCAATTGGTCCACGATACTCGAATTTAACTCTCCAAGCGCTGTTGGTGCTTCTAAAGAAGGAACCTCCGCGTGGTCGCAAGCTGCTCATCTTATGCACAACGAGTCGCAG AGGTGTAATGGAAGATATGGAGATGCTGTCGGCATTCAGCACTGTTCTTCATGTACCCAACTTGTCGACTTCTGATCATCTTCTGGCTGTATTGGAAGAGGCGGATCTTTTCTCAAAGGAAGAACTTTCGTCTCTGCACGCTAAACTCCAAGGTCATCG CATATTCATCGGTATCAAGAAGTTGTTGGGTCTTATCGACATGGCAAGACAAACAGAAGCTAATTACAGGGTGCCAAAGTTCTTGTCGAAGTTAGAAGAGGAGGGTGGCCTAGAGTAG